The window CCGGGCATGGAATACCGCAACCTCGGCAAAAGCGGCCTCAAGGTCTCCGAAGTCTCGCTGGGCGGCTGGGTCACGTTCGGCCACTCCGTCCACGACGAGACGATGGTGCGCGACATCGTGATGAAGGCCTACGAGGAAGGCGTGAACTTCTTCGATCAGGCCGACGTGTACGCGCGGGGCCGCTCGGAAGAACTGATGGGCGCCGTGCTGCGCGAGCTGCCCCGCCACACGCTGGTGATCTCGTCGAAGGTCTACTGGCCCATGAGCGACGACGTGAACGACCGCGGGCTGTCGCGCAAGCACATCCTGCACTCCATCGACGGCAGCCTGAAGCGCCTGGGCACCGACCACCTCGACATCTACTTTGCCCACCGCTACGACGAGAACGTGCCGATGGACGAGATCGTGATGGCCTTCGATCAGGTGATCCGCGACGGCAAGGCGCTGTACTGGGGCACCTCGATGTGGCCCGCCGCCCGCATCGCGGAAGCGGTCGAGTTCGCCAAGGCGCACGGCCTGCACGCGCCCGTCACCGAGCAGCCCGAGTACTCCATGCTGCGCCGCGAGCGGGTGGAAGGCGAGATTCTGCCCTATACCCAGAAGGCCGGGGTGGGGCTGGTCGTCTGGAGCCCGCTGGCGATGGGTCTGTTGACCGGCAAGTACGACGAGGGCCGCCCCGAGGGTGCCCGCCTCACCGACAACGAGAACTGGGGCAAGAACTTCCTGACCGACGAGAATGTCCAGAAGGTGCGTGACCTGAAGCCCATCGCGGACGACCTCGGCCTGACGCGGGCACAGCTCGCGCTGGCGTGGATTCTGCGCCAGCCGGGGGTCAGCAGCGTGATCACCGGGGCCACCAAGGTCGGCCAGATCGAGGACACCGTGAAGGCGGCGGGCGTGAAGCTTACGGGAGACGTGGCCACGCGCATCGACGAGATTCTGAACCGCTGAGCCCTGACTCCGGCCCCGGCTTTCCTGACAGTGGGAAGGCCGGGGCCTCTTCTACGCTGGAACGGGCGGCGCGGGGCAGACGCGGTTGCGCCCGGCGCGTTTGGCCTGGTACTGGAACTCGTCGGCCTGCTCGGTGGCGGCGTAAACGTCCATCTCGGCGGGGGAGGGCGCGAAGGCGTACCCGGCGCTGACCGTCAGGCGCAGGCCGTGCGGCAGGGTGGGCCAGTCGTGGTCCGCGACGGCGCGGCGCAGGTGCTCGACCGACGTGTAAGCCTGCGCGGGGTCGGCGTCCGGCAGCAGCAGCAGGAATTCCTCGCCGCCCCAGCGCACCAGCAGGCTGCCGGGGGGAGCGGTGTCCTCGAGGCGCTCCGCAACCGCCCGCAGCGCCTCATCCCCGACGGCGTGCGAGTGGCGGTCGTTGACCCCCTTGAAGTCGTCGATGTCCATCAGGACGACGAGCAGCGGGCCGCTGCCCTCGGGCAGCGTCAGCAGGCGGTCGTGAAGGCCCCGGCGGTTGAGCAGGCCAGTCAGCACGTCGTGCCGGGCCTGTTCCTCGGCGCGGCGCACGCTTTCCTGCCAATCGCGGGCCTGGGCACGGGCCTGCCGGAGCTCGCGGAAGAGATGGTCGTGGCTCTCTTCAATCGCCGCCAGCCGCTCCAGGGTGGCGTCGGCCTCCGCGAGCGCCTCGCGGGTGGTGGCGAGGGCCGAGCCGAGGTCACCGCTGCGCTCGTGAAGTTCCGCTATGGCCCGCAGCAGGAACTGGATATCCCGGTGGCGTCCCTGCTCACGGGCGATGACGAGCGCCTCGCGGTAATACCGGTGCGCCGCGCTCAGCTGCTCCCGAGCGGCCTGCACCTCCGCCATTGCCAGCAGCGCATCGAGATAGGAGCGCTGTCCGGCCTCGTGGTGGTGGCGCATGGCCGCCTGGGCGTGGGCCAGGGCGCGGTCCAGGTAGCCTTCCAGCACGCTCAGCCGGGCTGTATGGGCCTCCACGATCAAGGCCATGATGCGTGAGGGTGCCTGTTCCAGGGCCGCCCAGGTCGCGGCCAGAGCGGCCCAGGCCCGCCCACGGGCTTCGGCCCCGGCGTCGGTGCGGCCCCGTGCGTGGGCGCGGCGGGCCAGCCCCAGGTAGGTTGCGGCGCGGTTCTCGTGCAGGTAGGGCGCCATCAGCTGCCGCACGTCAGGAGCAGCGGTGCTCAGCAGTTCCTCAAGCAAGTTGAGCTGGTGCAGCGCTTCCGGAGCGCGGCCCGCCAGATGCTCCAGAAAAGCGAGGTTGACATGGATGTTGGCCAGGTCGAGCTGGTCGCCCGAAGCGCGGGCAAGCTCCTGGGCTTCCAGGAAGTCGCGCCGGGCCCCCGTCATGTCCCCGGCGGTGAGGCGCACGATCGCCCGCACGTTGTGAACCCGTGAGCGCAGGTCGTCGAGGCCGTGGGTGCGGGCCAGGTCGAGGGCCAGCGCGAGGTGGTCGAAGGCGGCCTCGTGCAGGCCCTGGCTTTCCTCGATGGATGCCAGGACCGCCAGGGTATCCACGATCACGGCGGCGTCGTTCAGGGGCAGCGCGGTGTCGAGCGAGGCCTGCGCGAGCCGCCGCGCCGTATGCAGCGTATGCTCGCGGTAGTGCCGCGCGAGCGCGAGCAGCGCGGCAGC is drawn from Deinococcus terrestris and contains these coding sequences:
- a CDS encoding aldo/keto reductase family protein, which translates into the protein MEYRNLGKSGLKVSEVSLGGWVTFGHSVHDETMVRDIVMKAYEEGVNFFDQADVYARGRSEELMGAVLRELPRHTLVISSKVYWPMSDDVNDRGLSRKHILHSIDGSLKRLGTDHLDIYFAHRYDENVPMDEIVMAFDQVIRDGKALYWGTSMWPAARIAEAVEFAKAHGLHAPVTEQPEYSMLRRERVEGEILPYTQKAGVGLVVWSPLAMGLLTGKYDEGRPEGARLTDNENWGKNFLTDENVQKVRDLKPIADDLGLTRAQLALAWILRQPGVSSVITGATKVGQIEDTVKAAGVKLTGDVATRIDEILNR
- a CDS encoding GGDEF domain-containing protein, with the translated sequence MEPSPALLPALPDAPAPLRAALEEAQDDHARAAALLALARHYREHTLHTARRLAQASLDTALPLNDAAVIVDTLAVLASIEESQGLHEAAFDHLALALDLARTHGLDDLRSRVHNVRAIVRLTAGDMTGARRDFLEAQELARASGDQLDLANIHVNLAFLEHLAGRAPEALHQLNLLEELLSTAAPDVRQLMAPYLHENRAATYLGLARRAHARGRTDAGAEARGRAWAALAATWAALEQAPSRIMALIVEAHTARLSVLEGYLDRALAHAQAAMRHHHEAGQRSYLDALLAMAEVQAAREQLSAAHRYYREALVIAREQGRHRDIQFLLRAIAELHERSGDLGSALATTREALAEADATLERLAAIEESHDHLFRELRQARAQARDWQESVRRAEEQARHDVLTGLLNRRGLHDRLLTLPEGSGPLLVVLMDIDDFKGVNDRHSHAVGDEALRAVAERLEDTAPPGSLLVRWGGEEFLLLLPDADPAQAYTSVEHLRRAVADHDWPTLPHGLRLTVSAGYAFAPSPAEMDVYAATEQADEFQYQAKRAGRNRVCPAPPVPA